Proteins encoded in a region of the Rutidosis leptorrhynchoides isolate AG116_Rl617_1_P2 chromosome 9, CSIRO_AGI_Rlap_v1, whole genome shotgun sequence genome:
- the LOC139868997 gene encoding uncharacterized protein, whose product MSDAINSKILVPGPNRLETLKNNLIPKKVEVFVWRARKKRLAILTELDKRGVDLHSIRCPICDDDVETVDHTLLFCKQAFDIWSKVFEWWGLNVSSNLSVSELFGKDSSITMSESGAKIWQAVKWVCGYLIWRNRNQKVFKNKCWNIPVALNEIQVTSYDWIAKRFKAKTLDWHRWLHSPQEFVNV is encoded by the coding sequence ATGTCCGATGCTATAAACTCAAAGATCCTCGTTCCGGGTCCCAACCGTCTTGAAACCTTGAAAAATAATCTTATTCCAAAGAAGGTAGAAGTATTTGTATGGAGAGCTAGGAAGAAAAGATTAGCCATTTTGACAGAACTTGACAAACGGGGTGTCGACCTTCACTCCATTAGATGCCCCATTTGCGATGACGATGTTGAGACGGTAGATCATACGCTTCTATTTTGTAAGCAAGCTTTTGATATTTGGAGTAAAGTATTCGAGTGGTGGGGGTTAAATGTTTCGTCAAACCTAAGTGTTAGTGAATTATTTGGTAAGGACTCTTCGATTACAATGTCGGAATCGGGTGCGAAGATTTGGCAAGCGGTTAAATGGGTGTGTGGTTATCTTATTTGGAGGAACCGTAATCAAAAGGTGTTCAAGAACAAGTGTTGGAACATTCCGGTCGCCTTAAACGAAATACAAGTTACGAGTTATGATTGGATTGCGAAAAGATTCAAGGCAAAAACTTTAGATTGGCATCGATGGCTTCATTCTCCACAAGAATTTGTAAATGTGTAA
- the LOC139868996 gene encoding uncharacterized protein: protein MARGGINGDKSVNLRCKILSLNIRGFAVEGKFGWVKSICLKERPNIAAFQETKCKTLNDWWVQALWGDCEFGYIQKEAIGSSGGMLLVWDSSSFEVQCATGGDYFLAIKGRWKATGKESTVFNVYGPRSDADKVKFLESLESLMGDNDGAWCFAEILMNGKKFTRISDDDTKFSKLVRFLVSDNFIHLWEDLSIVALERFLSDHYPLILRDKVIDFSPKPFKVFDEWLNDEGVERIIEDSWSIPIRGTRLDCNFRDRLKNVKFALKAWSSVTFGGLDKEICELKKEATEWETKAESGPLKDSDRVKWLECRKRWFEKEKIKANMLKQKARFRWILEGDENSKFFHASIR from the exons ATGGCAAGAGGTGGAATTAACGGTGACAAGTCGGTTAATTTGAGATGTAAA ATACTTTCACTGAATATTCGTGGGTTCGCGGTGGAGGGAAAATTCGGGTGGGTAAAATCTATTTGCTTGAAAGAAAGGCCTAATATTGCTGCTTTCCAAGAGACAAAGTGCAAAACCCTTAATGACTGGTGGGTACAAGCCTTATGGGGGGACTGTGAGTTTGGGTATATACAAAAGGAGGCTATAGGTAGCTCAGGGGGTATGCTGTTAGTTTGGGATTCATCTTCATTCGAAGTTCAGTGTGCGACCGGGGGTGATTATTTCCTTGCTATTAAAGGGCGGTGGAAAGCCACAGGTAAAGAGTCAACGGTGTTCAATGTGTATGGACCTCGTAGTGATGCGGATAAGGTTAAATTTTTGGAGTCTTTAGAAAGTCTAATGGGTGATAAcgatggtgcttggtgttttgcggAGATTTTAATGAA TGGGAAGAAATTTACCCGCATTAGTGATGATGATACTAAGTTTAGCAAACTCGTCCGGTTTCTTGTGTCGGATAATTTTATTCATCTTTGGGAGGATCTCTCCATTGTAGCTTTGGAGAGGTTTCTTTCGGATCATTACCCACTTATTCTCCGTGATAAAGTCATAGACTTTAGTCCTAAGCCTTTCAAAGTGTTTGACGAATGGTTGAACGATGAGGGGGTGGAGCGTATTATTGAGGATTCTTGGTCCATACCAATCAGGGGTACTAGGCTCGACTGCAACTTTAGAGACAGATTGAAAAATGTCAAATTCGCACTCAAAGCTTGGAGTTCAGTTACTTTTGGTGGTCTTGATAAGGAAATATGTGAGCTAAAGAAAGAGGCAACGGAGTGGGAGACTAAGGCTGAGTCAGGGCCACTTAAAGATTCTGATAGAGTGAAATGGCTTGAGTGTAGGAAACGATGGTTTGAGAAAGAAAAAATCAAAGCAAATATGTTAAAACAAAAAGCTCGTTTTCGTTGGATATTAGAAGGAGATGAAAACTCAAAGTTTTTCCATGCTTCAATTCGTTGA